The following is a genomic window from Desulfobacterales bacterium.
AGGCACCCAGATCGAATCACTTCTGACAGCCATGCAGAATATGCTGCCCACCGGCCCGCCGTATTTTCCGGAAGATGCCCTGACGGATTTATCGGAACGGTTTATCGCTGCGGAGATGATTCGCGAAACGATTTTCCGTCTGACCGGTGAGGAGATCCCCTATGCCACAGCGGTCACAGTGGATACCTTTAAGGAAGAAAAGAAGGGCAAACTGGTCCACATTGAGGCCACCATTCACCTGGAACGCGGATCCCAGAAGGGCATCATCATCGGCAAGGAGGGTAACAAGCTCAAGCGCATCGGCATCGAATCGCGCAAAAAAATTGAGCAGATGCTGGAAACCAGGGTATTTTTAAAGCTATTTGTGCGGGTCCAGAAGAACTGGCGGAAGGATACCAGGGCCCTGCGCAAGTTCGGCTACTAAAAGCGATCTTAAAAATGCATCAGGGTATTCTGGTTGAGCCCGTTGCCCGTTTGCCCGTTGGCCGGTTAGTTCGAATAAGACACCTTCCTATTATATCGGGCTCAACGGGCTAAACCCGCCAGCGGCGGGCAAACCTATTTTGTGGTCAGCGGGTGATGCTTAGGATCAGGCTGCCTTCAACGGTTCCTTTTTTGACCGGGTGCTGTTCCTGCCCGGTGGCCCGGGGCACCCTGTCGGAAACATAGCGGTAGGCCTCATCCACTGTAACCAACCCATCACCGTCCGTGTCCGCCGGTCCTTTCAAACCCTCCAGCAGGTAATAGGTGAACACCCCGTGCTGAAGTTCGTCCCGTTCCACGCTGACCTCGTTGGCGGCGCTGGCAGTGATAATCACTTTGCCGCGGCCAGCTGCAACCCGATCCAGAAAGGTGTCGGCAATATTGGCCCGCATACCGGTGATGCTGACGGTACGCCCACCGCTGGCCCCGCTGTAGCAGGCGTCCGCGATGAAAATAAGGCGTTCGGAGCGGATGCGGTTAAAAATCAGGGCCAGATCCCGCATGGGCAGGGCGGTTGAAAACAGGTCCGACGGGTCGGTATCGTAGGTCAGAATGTATTTCTCGAGCCCATCGCCGTCTAGGCTCATGGCATCGCGCTCGGTGGCCCCGTGACCGGCAAAGAAGATGATGACCATATCGTCTGAATCGGCAGCCCCTTTCAGCCCGGTTCCCAGGGCGCTTCTCAGCTTTCGCAATGTGGCCTGCTTGTTGAGCAGCACGGTAATATTTTCAGCGGGGACGAGGTTCTTTTCCACCAAAAGACGCTTAAAGGCCCTGGCATCGTTGACCGCGTATTTAAGCTTCGGAAGCTGTGGATAATCGTTGATGCCCACCACAACCGCCCAGACGTTCCGCCGGCTGGGTGTGTAATGCACGCTCACCACTTTTTCGGTGACCAGTCCGTCGGTGTCGGTTACCCGCACCTTGATGCGGTTCTCACCATGGTTCAGCGGTACCGCCTGATCGAAATTGGATCGGCGGGGGGCATCCCCGGACACCGTTATTAGACCTCGGACGCCATCGGTTGCCACGGGCTGACCGTTGACCAGGATCTCCAGATTCATGATCCCGCGGTCGTCTTCCACAGCACCTCTGATTCGCACCGAATCAACCTCCAGCTTGCGGCCGTCTTCAGGACCGGTCAAGATGACAAACGGAGGCACTTTGGCACCTTCTCCGATTTTGCTCATCAATTCCTTTTCGCGCTGCGATTTTTCTTCAAGCTCCTGGCTCAACTGAGTTGATTTCTCTTTTTCCTGCTGCAGCTGAAGCGTCATTTCATCCAGCTGCTTTAGTTTTGCGGTCAATTCCTCCAGGCGGTTTTCCAGCTCTTGTACCTGGGCCGCATTTTGCTGGCCGGCTGCGCCTGACAGGTCCTGTTTAGAGTCTTCCAGTTTTTTGATTTCTTCTTTAGTTGCCGAAATTTGCTGTGACGCTTTTGCCTGGGCGATATCGTAGTCTCTTAGTTCTCGAGCCTGCGAAAGGGCGTCTGCAATACCTCGATGTTCGGGGTTCATTTTTTGCAGCCCTTCTAAAAACGTGCTGATCTGGCTATAATCTTTGGTTTTCCAGACAATAATGATGATGTCGTAATGGCCACTGTTATCCAAGTGATAGTTGTCAATAATACCTAAGGATAGACTGCCCGATGTGAGGGATTCAAAAGTGCCGCCGTGTACATGATAAAAAAGTGTTTGCCAACCGCCGTTGATCCATTTTGCTATGGTTCTGTAAGTTGCATCCGCTGGGGGTGCGTTTTTCCAACGGCGTATCTCGCCATCAACCATAATGGAAACATATTCGCCGGCAGTCAGATCTATTTTAGTGTCTTTTTTCTCAATGTGCCCATACAGTTTAAAGGTCTTAAATTCGCGTATGTAAGATGGCATCTGCTCAGGAGAATTGATTTCCGGGGCTGTTGAACAACCGGCAAAGATCAGCCCGATTGCACAGCAAACCCAAATTGTTACTCTTAAAATAGCAAGCCTGTCTTGGAAGCCTTCTTTTTTCATGGTGTCACAACCCTTGAAGATTAAAACCGATAAAACAAATGAAGCGACGTCATTGGCGTCGCTTTAGACCAGATAGATAGACCGCATCCGGTTTCAAAAAATTCAACTGGTGTAATTTACAGATGTGAAAAAATTCTATCGTGAAAGGCTTCAGATCTTTTGCGATCACCGAAGGTGCCGACGCGAACACCGACTTCGGTCAAATTTTCATCCAATCGTTTTAGGTTAATGGTAAAGCTCTGTCCAGCGGTCATTTTGCCTTTGATAACACCAATGGATTCGTCTTGCTTTTGGGATTCGATTGTCAGATTTAGATCTTTAACAGATTGAATCGCTGCTTTCCAGGTATCATCCATTGAGGCTTCGTAGTTTCGTTTGAGATTCCCCTGTGCGTAAATATACGCACCTGTGCCCACCGCCGCTGTGGCGCCGATAGCCACCATCTCGCGCGAGCAGGCCGTGAGGCCGATCAGAAAACAGCACAGCAATGCAACCAGCTGAAGTCTTCTCTGGTTCATAATTCCTCCTTTACAAAAAGGGCATGGGGAAATACCCGCGGGCAGGCAGTAAAAAATATCAGACTCATCAGGCCCTGTCAATTTCTAGAGTCTTAAATTCTATTGCTGAATCAAAACTCTCAAATTTCTTCCCAGGACATCAAAATATTCCATTATGCCGGACTTCCTGAGCTTTTCAATTGTCTCCACTGGCAATTTCTCTTCGGAAACGCCCTTTAAAATCAGATCTGTTTCTTCATTCTCAAAAGTCACACCGTTCACGATCCATTTAACAACCTCCTTATTGGCCGGGCATACCTTCTGACAGATCATACAGCCCACCAGGCTGTTGTGCCAGGCCGGCGATAACCAGTCCGGAAAATTCTGCGAACTTTCATTGAAAAATGTCAGGCAACGCTCGGCATGCAACTGGAAGCGATCCAAACCAATGGCTTTGGTAGGGCAGGCCTTCAAACAGGCACTGCAATTTTCGCAATTGTCCAAAATGGTCGCCTCACCCCAGCTTTCCACTTGGCATGGAAAATCGGAGATAAACACTGCCGGTCGATGAAAGCTTCCCATCCCCTTTACATAGGTAATGTTGTTTTTGCCATACTGCGCCAGTCCGCTGCGCACCGCCAAAAGTTTATCGGGCAGTCTGACTTTCTGAAGATGGTATCCCAGCGGTTCAAGATCGGCTTTGAGAATATCCGCCACTTCATTATCGATGGCAAAATAATAGGTGGGGGGAACAACAACCGGATAAGACTTATCTTCGCGCGAAAAGACAACTTTTATCTGGGGCTGCGGGATGGATGCAACGATAAGCGATTGAGCCCCTTTTAATTTCGTGTGGCAGGCAAAATCAAATGAGGCCAGATAGGCGTCGTACAAATCCGGGTCCAGCAATCCTTCTTGGTAAAGGGTCATTATTTCGGTTTCAAGCTCTTTGACATGCTCGATGGAAACAATTTTAATTTTCAGACCCTGTTTTTCCATGCTTTCATGCAAAGCCCTGCTTGAGAGTGTAGCGTCCATTTCTGATCTCCTTTTTTATGTGATCCATCTTTCCTCGAATTGCGGAAGATCATCCTCGATTTTATAGTAATCCGCGATCTGGCTGCACCAGACATGGCCCATTGTTTTCAGTTTTGTCGGTGCAACCAATGACCCGGCCGCGATGGCTATGGTGGGTTGATCTTTGGGGTGCCAGAATAGCGATGACCCGCATTCCGAGCAAAATCCACGGTGAACATTGGGCGTTTCATCAGTGATTGATTTAAACCACTTCAAGCTTTTTTGCTGGATGATGTTTAGCTGTTCGACTTTAACGCTTGTGTAGGCGCCATAATTGCCGTGAAATTTCATGCATTTAGAGCAGTGGCAATTGACAATGTCCCTCAGCTCACCATAAATTTCATACTGAACTTCTCCACATAAACAACCGCCTGTCGTTTTCTTTCGAATATGATTATTTTCCATTTGACTACACCTCCCGGCTTAAAGTTGCATGGTGAATGCCAATAGCAGCTTATTGTTTCAGGCCTAAGTTGAGCGATTGTCGAGGTTGCCGCAGCTACACGGCAGATGTTGTTTCGCTATAGTTTTCTATGCGGAACGACATCTAATCCGCCTGAGGCGGAGTAAGATCGGCAATCCCAGAGGGTTTCAAATTTCAAAAAATACAAATCGATAGAATTCACTGGAAAAAAAGACATCGTGACTCCTTTTTGAAATTTTAAACGCTCAATTTAGGTCAGATTAAAGTGCTTGACAAGCATATAACCACCTATTAAGTTTTAGACAGTTATATTATTAATTCACATTTTCTAACCTGTCAAGTAATTTTTGATGGTTATATAAAATTTGAAGGAAATCAGATGGCAGATGAAAAAAAACACGCCGTCAACTTGAGCCTTCTGGGCGGTCGACCCTGCCTGGATTTTGTCAACACCCTGGATTGGCGCGGCAGGAAACGGCCAACAGAATTTTTGAAGACCTACGCGGATCTGATTGCTTGGAGCCAGCATGCCGGCACCATGTCACGGAAGGCTGCCAAACGTATTACCCAATTATCCGAAAGCCAGCCAGCAAAACAAACCTGGGCTTTAAAACAGGCCATTCAGCTCAGGGAGACAATTTATCGAATATTTTCTTCGCTGGCAGATGGCAAAGCCGCCCCAAATAAAGATCTGGTAATATTCAATCAATTTTTTTCACGAACCATGAAGAAATCCAAAATTGTCAAAACCCCGCAGGGCTATAGATGGGATTTAGCGGAAGATCATGCCGATTTGGAGTGGATTTTAAGTCCGTTGATTCGATCCGCTGCGGATCTGTTGATTTCACAGGAGTTGAAAAGGGTCAAAAAGTGCGGCGATCCGGCATGCGGCTGGCTTTTTCTGGATACCAGCCGAAATCGCAGCCGGCGCTGGTGCAATATGAACGATTGCGGCAACCGCGCCAAAGCCAGCCGGTTTTACAAGAAAAAAACAGGCAAACGAAAATGATGCAACCAGCAGCAGGCAAGAAAATTTTTCTGCGGGCATAAACCGGTGGTGAAGAAAATTATCAGCCCTGCTTGCTGTGGGATTCACTGTCTGAATGCGTGAGGATTATTGGCTTTCCAATTTTCGTTTGGACATATAAGCAAGCACTTCACTGGTGGACAGCCGACGGCTTCCGGGACCGATCCGGACATAAAAGTCCTCATCTTTTCCAAATTTAAGAAATGCCGCCGAGGGTGAGGGCTGGCATTCAATCAGCAGCACCTTTTTTTCTTCCACCGGTATCAGCTGAA
Proteins encoded in this region:
- a CDS encoding caspase family protein, yielding MKKEGFQDRLAILRVTIWVCCAIGLIFAGCSTAPEINSPEQMPSYIREFKTFKLYGHIEKKDTKIDLTAGEYVSIMVDGEIRRWKNAPPADATYRTIAKWINGGWQTLFYHVHGGTFESLTSGSLSLGIIDNYHLDNSGHYDIIIIVWKTKDYSQISTFLEGLQKMNPEHRGIADALSQARELRDYDIAQAKASQQISATKEEIKKLEDSKQDLSGAAGQQNAAQVQELENRLEELTAKLKQLDEMTLQLQQEKEKSTQLSQELEEKSQREKELMSKIGEGAKVPPFVILTGPEDGRKLEVDSVRIRGAVEDDRGIMNLEILVNGQPVATDGVRGLITVSGDAPRRSNFDQAVPLNHGENRIKVRVTDTDGLVTEKVVSVHYTPSRRNVWAVVVGINDYPQLPKLKYAVNDARAFKRLLVEKNLVPAENITVLLNKQATLRKLRSALGTGLKGAADSDDMVIIFFAGHGATERDAMSLDGDGLEKYILTYDTDPSDLFSTALPMRDLALIFNRIRSERLIFIADACYSGASGGRTVSITGMRANIADTFLDRVAAGRGKVIITASAANEVSVERDELQHGVFTYYLLEGLKGPADTDGDGLVTVDEAYRYVSDRVPRATGQEQHPVKKGTVEGSLILSITR
- a CDS encoding DUF3568 family protein, which encodes MNQRRLQLVALLCCFLIGLTACSREMVAIGATAAVGTGAYIYAQGNLKRNYEASMDDTWKAAIQSVKDLNLTIESQKQDESIGVIKGKMTAGQSFTINLKRLDENLTEVGVRVGTFGDRKRSEAFHDRIFSHL
- a CDS encoding 4Fe-4S double cluster binding domain-containing protein, whose amino-acid sequence is MDATLSSRALHESMEKQGLKIKIVSIEHVKELETEIMTLYQEGLLDPDLYDAYLASFDFACHTKLKGAQSLIVASIPQPQIKVVFSREDKSYPVVVPPTYYFAIDNEVADILKADLEPLGYHLQKVRLPDKLLAVRSGLAQYGKNNITYVKGMGSFHRPAVFISDFPCQVESWGEATILDNCENCSACLKACPTKAIGLDRFQLHAERCLTFFNESSQNFPDWLSPAWHNSLVGCMICQKVCPANKEVVKWIVNGVTFENEETDLILKGVSEEKLPVETIEKLRKSGIMEYFDVLGRNLRVLIQQ
- a CDS encoding GFA family protein, which codes for MENNHIRKKTTGGCLCGEVQYEIYGELRDIVNCHCSKCMKFHGNYGAYTSVKVEQLNIIQQKSLKWFKSITDETPNVHRGFCSECGSSLFWHPKDQPTIAIAAGSLVAPTKLKTMGHVWCSQIADYYKIEDDLPQFEERWIT
- a CDS encoding CGNR zinc finger domain-containing protein is translated as MADEKKHAVNLSLLGGRPCLDFVNTLDWRGRKRPTEFLKTYADLIAWSQHAGTMSRKAAKRITQLSESQPAKQTWALKQAIQLRETIYRIFSSLADGKAAPNKDLVIFNQFFSRTMKKSKIVKTPQGYRWDLAEDHADLEWILSPLIRSAADLLISQELKRVKKCGDPACGWLFLDTSRNRSRRWCNMNDCGNRAKASRFYKKKTGKRK